From Pseudomonas vanderleydeniana, the proteins below share one genomic window:
- the rplR gene encoding 50S ribosomal protein L18 codes for MTDKKVTRLRRARKARLKMHELEVVRLCVFRSSQHIYAQVISADGNKVLASASTLDKELRDGATGNIDAATKVGQLVASRAKAAGVSQVAFDRSGFKYHGRVKALADAAREAGLEF; via the coding sequence ATGACCGACAAAAAAGTTACTCGACTGCGTCGCGCTCGCAAAGCACGCCTGAAAATGCACGAACTCGAAGTCGTGCGTCTCTGCGTGTTCCGCTCTTCGCAGCACATCTACGCCCAGGTCATTTCGGCCGACGGCAACAAGGTCCTGGCCAGCGCCTCGACTTTGGATAAAGAACTGCGTGATGGTGCCACCGGCAACATCGACGCGGCCACTAAGGTTGGCCAGCTGGTCGCTTCGCGTGCTAAAGCCGCAGGCGTCTCGCAGGTGGCTTTCGACCGCTCTGGCTTCAAGTACCACGGCCGCGTCAAGGCGCTGGCTGATGCTGCTCGTGAAGCTGGGCTGGAGTTCTAA
- the rplW gene encoding 50S ribosomal protein L23, with amino-acid sequence MNQERVFKVLLGPHVSEKATVLADKKGQFVFKVATDATKLEIKKAVESLFSVKVERVTTLNVLGKSKRTARGLGKRNDWKKAVISLQPGQDLDFSSSAE; translated from the coding sequence ATGAACCAGGAACGCGTATTTAAAGTTCTGCTTGGCCCGCACGTTTCCGAGAAGGCTACGGTTCTGGCAGACAAGAAAGGCCAGTTCGTTTTCAAGGTTGCGACCGACGCAACCAAGCTGGAAATCAAGAAGGCCGTCGAAAGCCTGTTCAGCGTGAAAGTAGAGCGCGTGACTACCCTGAACGTTCTGGGTAAGAGCAAGCGTACCGCTCGCGGTCTGGGCAAGCGTAATGACTGGAAGAAGGCAGTTATCTCCCTTCAGCCAGGCCAAGATCTCGATTTCAGCAGCAGTGCTGAGTAA
- the rplD gene encoding 50S ribosomal protein L4 has product MQLNVNGAQAIEVSELTFGGDFNETLVHQAVVAYMAGGRQGSKQQKTRSDVSGGGKRPWRQKGTGRARAGTIRSPIWRGGGTTFAARPQDHSQKLNKKMYRAALRSILAELVRTDRLVVVQDFAVETPKTKDLLSKLTGLSLTDVLIVSDAVDQNLYLAARNLPHVDVRDVQGSDPVSLIAYDKVLITVSAVKKFEELLG; this is encoded by the coding sequence ATGCAATTAAATGTAAATGGCGCTCAAGCGATCGAAGTTTCCGAACTGACATTTGGCGGCGATTTCAACGAGACGCTGGTTCACCAAGCAGTCGTGGCCTACATGGCTGGCGGCCGTCAAGGTAGCAAGCAGCAGAAGACCCGTTCCGACGTTTCCGGTGGCGGCAAGCGCCCATGGCGTCAGAAAGGCACTGGCCGTGCTCGTGCCGGTACTATCCGTAGCCCAATCTGGCGTGGCGGTGGTACCACTTTCGCAGCTCGTCCTCAGGATCACTCCCAGAAGCTGAACAAGAAGATGTACCGCGCAGCCCTGCGCTCCATCCTTGCTGAGCTGGTGCGTACTGATCGTCTGGTCGTTGTTCAGGATTTCGCTGTTGAAACCCCGAAAACCAAAGACCTGCTGAGCAAACTGACTGGCCTGAGCCTGACCGACGTTCTGATCGTGTCTGACGCTGTTGACCAGAACCTGTACCTGGCTGCTCGCAACCTGCCACACGTCGACGTTCGTGACGTGCAAGGTTCCGACCCAGTCAGTCTGATCGCATACGACAAGGTGTTGATCACCGTGTCGGCCGTGAAGAAATTCGAGGAGCTGCTGGGATGA
- the rplE gene encoding 50S ribosomal protein L5 has translation MARLKEIYRKEIAPKLKEELKLANVMEVPRITKITLNMGLGEAIGDKKVIEHAVADLEKITGQKVVVTHARKSIAGFKVREGWPIGVKVTLRRDRMYEFLDRLLSISLPRVRDFRGLNAKSFDGRGNYSMGVKEQIIFPEIDYDKIDALRGLDITLTTTAKTDEEGRALLRAFKFPFRN, from the coding sequence ATGGCACGACTGAAAGAGATTTACCGGAAGGAAATCGCTCCGAAGCTTAAGGAAGAACTTAAGCTGGCGAACGTGATGGAAGTTCCGCGCATTACCAAGATCACCCTGAACATGGGTCTGGGCGAAGCGATCGGCGACAAGAAAGTCATCGAGCACGCTGTTGCCGACCTGGAAAAGATCACCGGCCAGAAGGTCGTCGTGACTCACGCTCGCAAATCCATCGCAGGCTTCAAAGTCCGCGAAGGTTGGCCGATCGGTGTCAAGGTGACCCTGCGTCGCGATCGTATGTACGAGTTCCTGGATCGTCTGCTGTCGATCTCCCTGCCTCGGGTTCGCGACTTCCGCGGCCTGAATGCCAAGTCCTTCGACGGTCGTGGCAACTACAGCATGGGCGTGAAAGAGCAGATCATCTTCCCGGAAATCGATTACGATAAGATCGATGCTCTGCGCGGTCTGGACATTACCCTGACCACCACTGCCAAGACGGATGAAGAAGGTCGCGCCCTGCTGCGTGCTTTCAAATTCCCGTTCCGCAACTGA
- the rplP gene encoding 50S ribosomal protein L16 encodes MLQPKRTKFRKQMTGHNRGLALRGSKVSFGEFALKSVARGRLTARQIESARRALTRHVKRGGKIWIRVFPDKPISKKPLEVRMGKGKGNVEYWVAQIQPGKVLYEIEGVSEELAREAFALAAAKLPLATSFVKRTVM; translated from the coding sequence ATGTTGCAACCAAAGCGTACGAAGTTCCGCAAGCAGATGACCGGCCACAACCGTGGTCTGGCACTGCGCGGTAGCAAAGTCAGCTTCGGCGAGTTCGCGCTGAAGTCTGTTGCTCGCGGTCGTCTCACCGCCCGTCAGATCGAGTCGGCACGTCGTGCTCTGACCCGTCACGTAAAACGTGGCGGCAAGATCTGGATCCGTGTATTCCCGGACAAGCCTATCTCCAAAAAGCCCCTCGAAGTTCGTATGGGTAAAGGTAAGGGTAACGTCGAGTACTGGGTTGCCCAGATTCAGCCAGGCAAAGTCCTGTATGAAATCGAGGGTGTTTCTGAAGAGCTGGCGCGTGAGGCTTTCGCCCTGGCTGCTGCAAAGCTGCCTCTCGCCACCTCCTTTGTTAAGCGGACGGTGATGTGA
- the rplV gene encoding 50S ribosomal protein L22 has product MEVAAKLSGARISAQKARLVADQIRGKKVGEALNLLAFSSKKAAEIMKKVLESAVANAEHNEGADVDDLKVSTVFVNEGRSLKRIMPRAKGRADRIVKRSCHITVKVADK; this is encoded by the coding sequence ATGGAAGTAGCCGCTAAGTTGTCGGGCGCTCGAATCTCCGCCCAGAAAGCCCGCTTGGTCGCCGACCAGATCCGCGGGAAGAAGGTGGGCGAAGCGCTCAACCTGCTGGCTTTCAGCAGCAAGAAAGCCGCCGAGATCATGAAAAAAGTGCTGGAGTCGGCCGTAGCCAACGCCGAGCATAACGAAGGCGCAGACGTTGATGACCTGAAGGTCAGCACCGTTTTCGTCAACGAAGGGCGTTCGCTGAAGCGCATCATGCCACGTGCCAAGGGCCGTGCTGATCGCATCGTCAAGCGGTCTTGCCATATCACTGTCAAGGTTGCTGACAAGTAA
- the rpsN gene encoding 30S ribosomal protein S14 — MAKKSMKNRELKRQLTVAKYATKRAALKAIIVDLNASPEARWEASIALQKQPRDASASRLRNRCRLTGRPHGVYRKFGLGRNKLREAAMRGDVPGLVKASW, encoded by the coding sequence ATGGCCAAGAAGAGCATGAAAAACCGTGAGCTGAAGCGTCAGCTCACCGTTGCCAAGTACGCCACCAAGCGTGCAGCGCTCAAAGCTATCATCGTCGATCTGAACGCAAGTCCAGAAGCGCGTTGGGAAGCTTCGATCGCCCTGCAGAAGCAGCCACGTGACGCCAGCGCCTCGCGCCTGCGTAACCGCTGCCGCCTGACTGGTCGTCCGCACGGCGTTTACCGCAAGTTCGGCCTGGGCCGTAACAAGCTGCGTGAAGCTGCAATGCGTGGTGACGTACCAGGTCTGGTCAAAGCCAGCTGGTAA
- the rpsH gene encoding 30S ribosomal protein S8: MSMQDPLADMLTRIRNAQMAEKSVVSMPSSTLKVAVAKVLKDEGYIAGFQVTTDAKPSLSIELKYFEGRPVIEEVKRVSRPGLRQYKSVEELPKVRGGLGVSIVSTNKGVMTDRAARAAGVGGEVLCTVF; the protein is encoded by the coding sequence ATGAGTATGCAGGACCCGTTAGCGGACATGCTAACTCGAATCCGTAATGCCCAGATGGCTGAAAAGTCCGTCGTAAGCATGCCGTCTTCCACTCTGAAGGTGGCTGTAGCAAAAGTCCTGAAGGACGAAGGTTACATCGCGGGTTTTCAGGTAACTACCGACGCCAAGCCGTCGCTGTCCATCGAGCTGAAGTACTTCGAAGGCCGTCCGGTCATCGAGGAAGTGAAGCGCGTTAGCCGTCCAGGCCTGCGTCAGTACAAGTCCGTCGAAGAACTGCCGAAGGTACGTGGCGGTCTGGGCGTGTCTATCGTCTCCACCAACAAGGGTGTGATGACTGATCGTGCTGCGCGCGCTGCCGGTGTCGGCGGCGAAGTTCTTTGCACAGTGTTCTAA
- the rplX gene encoding 50S ribosomal protein L24, translating into MQKIRRDDEIIVIAGKDKGKRGKVLKVLADDRLVVGGLNLVKRHTKPNPMSGVQGGIVEKEAPLHASNVAIFNSETNKADRVGFKVEDGKKIRVFKSTQKAVDA; encoded by the coding sequence ATGCAAAAGATTCGTCGTGACGACGAGATCATCGTGATCGCCGGCAAAGACAAAGGTAAGCGCGGTAAGGTGCTTAAGGTTCTGGCTGACGACCGTCTGGTCGTTGGTGGCCTGAACCTGGTCAAGCGTCATACCAAGCCTAACCCGATGTCGGGCGTACAGGGCGGTATCGTCGAAAAAGAAGCGCCACTGCACGCTTCCAACGTCGCCATTTTCAACAGCGAAACCAACAAGGCTGACCGCGTTGGTTTCAAAGTAGAAGACGGCAAGAAAATTCGTGTCTTCAAGTCGACCCAAAAAGCGGTTGATGCTTGA
- the rpsS gene encoding 30S ribosomal protein S19 — MPRSLKKGPFIDLHLLKKIEVAAEKNDRKPVKTWSRRSMILPQMVGLTIAVHNGRQHVPVLVNEDMVGHKLGEFAGTRTYRGHVADKKAKR; from the coding sequence GTGCCACGTTCTCTGAAAAAAGGTCCTTTTATCGATCTTCACCTACTGAAGAAGATCGAAGTGGCGGCGGAGAAGAACGATCGCAAACCAGTTAAGACCTGGTCGCGTCGTTCCATGATCCTGCCACAAATGGTCGGTCTGACCATCGCTGTGCATAACGGTCGTCAACATGTTCCAGTTCTCGTGAACGAAGACATGGTCGGTCACAAACTGGGCGAATTTGCCGGCACCCGTACCTATCGTGGTCACGTGGCCGACAAGAAAGCCAAGCGTTAA
- the rpsJ gene encoding 30S ribosomal protein S10: MQNQQIRIRLKAFDHRLIDQSTQEIVETAKRTGAQVRGPIPLPTRKERFTVLVSPHVNKDARDQYEIRTHKRVLDIVQPTDKTVDALMKLDLAAGVEVQISLG; encoded by the coding sequence ATGCAAAATCAGCAAATCCGTATCAGGTTGAAGGCTTTTGACCATCGCCTGATCGACCAATCCACCCAGGAAATCGTGGAAACCGCGAAACGTACTGGTGCTCAAGTGCGTGGTCCAATTCCACTGCCTACTCGTAAAGAGCGGTTCACCGTTCTGGTCTCCCCGCACGTCAACAAAGACGCGCGTGACCAGTACGAGATCCGTACTCACAAGCGCGTCCTGGACATCGTCCAGCCAACGGATAAAACCGTTGACGCTCTTATGAAGCTCGATCTTGCGGCAGGTGTGGAAGTGCAGATCAGCCTCGGCTAA
- the rpsQ gene encoding 30S ribosomal protein S17, with the protein MAEAEKTVRTLTGRVVSDKMDKTITVLIERRVKHPIYGKYVKRSTKLHAHDETNQCHIGDKVSIRETRPLAKTKSWALVEVIERAVEV; encoded by the coding sequence ATGGCTGAAGCCGAAAAGACCGTCCGTACGCTGACTGGCCGTGTTGTCAGCGACAAAATGGACAAGACCATCACCGTTCTGATCGAGCGTCGCGTGAAGCACCCGATCTACGGTAAATACGTTAAGCGTTCGACTAAGCTGCACGCGCACGACGAAACCAACCAGTGCCACATCGGCGACAAGGTCTCCATCCGTGAGACCCGTCCGCTGGCCAAGACCAAGTCTTGGGCGCTGGTCGAGGTTATCGAACGCGCTGTGGAAGTCTAA
- the rpsC gene encoding 30S ribosomal protein S3, protein MGQKVHPIGIRLGIVKEHTSVWYADGRTYADYLLADLNVRAYLQDKLKSASVSRIDIHRPAQTARITIHTARPGIVIGKKGEDVEKLRQDLTKQMGVPVHINIEEIRKPELDGMLVAQSVAQQLERRVMFRRAMKRAVQNAMRIGAKGIKIQVSGRLGGAEIARTEWYREGRVPLHTLRADIDYATYEAHTTYGVIGVKVWIFKGEVIGGRQEELKPQAPAPRKKAAK, encoded by the coding sequence ATGGGTCAGAAAGTACATCCCATTGGCATTCGCCTGGGAATCGTCAAGGAGCACACCTCCGTCTGGTACGCAGACGGTCGCACTTACGCGGACTATCTGCTTGCAGATCTGAACGTACGTGCATACCTCCAGGACAAACTAAAAAGCGCGTCCGTAAGCCGTATCGATATTCATCGTCCGGCTCAAACCGCACGCATCACCATCCACACCGCTCGTCCAGGTATCGTTATCGGGAAGAAGGGTGAAGATGTTGAAAAACTGCGTCAGGACCTGACCAAGCAAATGGGTGTGCCTGTGCACATCAATATCGAAGAGATCCGCAAGCCGGAGCTCGACGGTATGCTGGTTGCCCAGAGCGTAGCTCAGCAGCTGGAGCGTCGTGTGATGTTCCGTCGCGCCATGAAGCGCGCCGTACAGAACGCCATGCGCATTGGTGCCAAGGGCATCAAGATCCAGGTGAGCGGTCGTCTCGGCGGTGCTGAGATCGCACGTACTGAATGGTATCGCGAAGGTCGTGTGCCTCTGCACACCCTGCGTGCCGATATCGACTATGCCACCTACGAAGCTCACACCACCTACGGTGTGATCGGTGTCAAGGTTTGGATCTTCAAAGGCGAAGTAATTGGTGGTCGCCAAGAAGAACTGAAACCACAAGCACCAGCGCCTCGTAAAAAAGCTGCTAAGTAA
- the rpmC gene encoding 50S ribosomal protein L29, whose translation MKANELREKSAQQLNEQLLGLLRDQFNLRMQKATGQLGQSHLLSQVKRDIARVKTVLNQQAGK comes from the coding sequence ATGAAAGCGAATGAACTTCGTGAAAAATCCGCACAGCAGCTGAACGAGCAACTGCTCGGCCTGCTGCGCGACCAGTTCAATCTGCGCATGCAGAAAGCAACTGGCCAGTTGGGGCAGTCTCACCTGCTCTCGCAAGTTAAGCGCGACATCGCTCGTGTGAAGACCGTGCTCAACCAGCAGGCAGGTAAGTGA
- the tuf gene encoding elongation factor Tu — protein MAKEKFDRSLPHVNVGTIGHVDHGKTTLTAALTRVCSEVFGSAVVEFDKIDSAPEEKARGITINTAHVEYNSNIRHYAHVDCPGHADYVKNMITGAAQMDGAILVCSAADGPMPQTREHILLSRQVGVPYIVVFLNKADLVDDAELLELVEMEVRDLLSTYDFPGDDTPIIIGSARMALEGKDDNEMGTTAVKKLVETLDAYIPEPVRAIDQPFLMPIEDVFSISGRGTVVTGRIERGIVKVQDPLEIVGLRDTTTTTCTGVEMFRKLLDEGRAGENCGVLLRGTKRDDVERGQVLVKPGSVKPHTKFTAEVYVLSKEEGGRHTPFFKGYRPQFYFRTTDVTGNCELPEGVEMVMPGDNIQMTVTLIKTIAMEDGLRFAIREGGRTVGAGVVAKIIE, from the coding sequence GTGGCTAAAGAAAAATTTGATCGTTCCCTACCTCACGTCAACGTTGGCACCATCGGTCACGTTGACCACGGTAAAACCACTCTGACCGCTGCTCTGACTCGCGTTTGCTCCGAAGTTTTCGGTTCCGCAGTCGTTGAATTCGACAAGATCGACAGCGCTCCAGAAGAAAAAGCTCGCGGTATCACCATCAACACCGCGCACGTTGAGTACAACTCGAACATTCGTCACTACGCTCACGTTGACTGCCCAGGTCACGCTGACTACGTGAAGAACATGATCACCGGTGCTGCCCAGATGGACGGCGCGATCCTGGTTTGCTCGGCTGCCGATGGTCCGATGCCACAAACTCGTGAGCACATCCTGCTGTCCCGTCAGGTAGGCGTTCCGTACATCGTGGTCTTCCTGAACAAGGCTGACCTGGTTGACGACGCTGAGCTGCTGGAACTGGTCGAGATGGAAGTTCGCGACCTGCTGAGCACCTACGACTTCCCAGGTGATGACACTCCAATCATCATCGGTTCGGCTCGTATGGCGCTGGAAGGCAAAGACGACAACGAAATGGGTACTACCGCTGTCAAGAAGCTGGTAGAAACTCTGGATGCCTACATCCCTGAGCCAGTTCGTGCTATCGACCAGCCGTTCCTGATGCCAATCGAAGACGTGTTCTCGATCTCCGGTCGCGGTACCGTAGTTACCGGTCGTATCGAGCGTGGTATCGTCAAGGTTCAAGACCCGCTGGAAATCGTTGGTCTGCGTGACACCACCACCACCACCTGCACCGGTGTTGAAATGTTCCGCAAACTGCTCGACGAAGGTCGTGCTGGCGAGAACTGCGGCGTTCTGCTGCGTGGTACCAAGCGTGACGACGTTGAGCGTGGCCAGGTTCTGGTCAAGCCAGGTTCGGTCAAGCCGCACACCAAGTTCACCGCAGAAGTCTACGTTCTGAGCAAGGAAGAAGGCGGTCGTCACACTCCGTTCTTCAAAGGCTACCGTCCACAGTTCTACTTCCGTACCACTGACGTGACCGGTAACTGCGAACTGCCAGAAGGCGTTGAAATGGTAATGCCAGGTGACAACATCCAGATGACTGTCACTCTGATCAAAACCATCGCAATGGAAGACGGTCTGCGTTTCGCAATCCGCGAAGGCGGCCGTACCGTTGGTGCTGGCGTTGTAGCCAAAATCATCGAGTAA
- the rplF gene encoding 50S ribosomal protein L6, with protein MSRVAKNPVKLPAGVEVKFAGQQLSVKGAKGTLELNVHSSVEIVQEAGELRFAARNGDQQTRAMAGTTRALVNNMVQGVSQGFERKLQLVGVGYKAQAKGSVLNLALGFSHPVDYELPEGITAETPSQTDILIKGIDKQLVGQVAAEIRDFRPPEPYKGKGVRYADEVVRRKEAKKK; from the coding sequence ATGTCTCGCGTCGCTAAGAACCCCGTTAAGCTGCCAGCTGGTGTCGAAGTCAAATTCGCCGGCCAACAGCTTTCGGTGAAGGGTGCCAAGGGCACTCTCGAACTGAATGTCCATTCGTCCGTCGAGATCGTCCAGGAAGCTGGTGAGCTGCGTTTCGCTGCTCGCAACGGCGACCAGCAGACTCGCGCAATGGCTGGTACCACGCGTGCGTTGGTCAACAACATGGTCCAGGGCGTAAGCCAAGGCTTCGAGCGCAAGCTCCAGCTGGTCGGTGTTGGTTACAAGGCACAAGCAAAAGGCTCGGTCCTGAACCTGGCCCTTGGCTTCTCGCACCCAGTGGATTATGAACTGCCGGAAGGCATCACCGCTGAAACTCCTAGCCAGACCGACATCCTGATCAAGGGTATCGACAAGCAGCTGGTAGGTCAGGTGGCCGCCGAGATCCGCGACTTCCGTCCACCAGAGCCTTACAAAGGTAAAGGTGTGCGCTACGCGGACGAAGTCGTCCGTCGTAAAGAAGCCAAGAAGAAGTAG
- the rplC gene encoding 50S ribosomal protein L3 produces MTIGVVGRKCGMTRIFTEEGVSIPVTVIEIEPNRVTQFKTEETDGYRAVQVTVGERRASRVTAAQAGHFAKANVAAGRTVLEFRLEEGEYKAGDLINAEIFAAGQLVDVTGQSKGKGFAGTIKRWNFRGQDNTHGNSVSHRVPGSIGQCQTPGRVFKGKKMSGHMGAERVTVQSLEVVRVDAERNLLLVKGAVPGATGGNVVVRPAAKARG; encoded by the coding sequence ATGACTATTGGTGTAGTCGGTCGTAAATGCGGTATGACCCGTATTTTCACCGAAGAAGGTGTCTCCATTCCGGTCACGGTCATCGAGATCGAACCGAATCGCGTCACCCAGTTCAAAACTGAAGAGACCGATGGCTACCGTGCAGTGCAAGTCACTGTCGGCGAGCGTCGCGCTTCGCGTGTTACAGCTGCTCAAGCTGGTCACTTCGCCAAGGCGAACGTTGCCGCTGGTCGCACCGTCCTGGAATTCCGTCTTGAAGAAGGCGAATACAAGGCTGGCGATCTGATCAATGCTGAAATCTTCGCCGCTGGCCAACTGGTTGATGTAACCGGTCAGTCCAAAGGTAAAGGCTTCGCCGGTACGATCAAGCGTTGGAATTTCCGCGGGCAAGATAACACCCACGGTAACTCCGTATCCCACCGCGTTCCAGGCTCTATCGGCCAGTGCCAGACTCCTGGTCGTGTATTCAAGGGCAAAAAAATGTCCGGTCACATGGGCGCAGAGCGCGTGACCGTGCAGTCCCTGGAAGTAGTGCGCGTGGACGCTGAACGCAATCTGTTGTTGGTCAAGGGCGCTGTTCCTGGCGCTACTGGCGGCAACGTGGTTGTACGTCCAGCAGCCAAGGCTCGCGGTTAA
- the rplB gene encoding 50S ribosomal protein L2: MAIVKCKPTSPGRRFVVKVVNQELHKGAPHAPLLEKKSKSGGRNNNGRITTRHVGGGHKQHYRLVDFRRNDKDGIAATVERIEYDPNRTAHIALLLYADGERRYIIAPKGVSAGDQLIAGALAPIKPGNTLQLRNIPVGSTVHGIELKPGKGAQIARSAGASAQLIAREGVYVTLRLRSGEMRKVLSECRATLGEVSNSEHSLRSLGKAGAKRWRGVRPTVRGVAMNPVDHPHGGGEGRTSGGRHPVSPWGFPTKGAKTRGNKRTDNMIVRRRK, from the coding sequence ATGGCAATCGTTAAATGCAAACCGACTTCCCCTGGCCGCCGTTTTGTGGTCAAGGTGGTCAACCAGGAGCTGCACAAAGGCGCTCCTCACGCACCGCTGCTCGAGAAAAAATCGAAGTCTGGTGGTCGTAACAACAATGGCCGCATCACTACTCGTCACGTAGGTGGTGGTCATAAGCAGCATTACCGTCTGGTCGACTTCCGTCGCAACGACAAAGATGGCATCGCTGCCACTGTCGAGCGTATCGAATACGATCCAAACCGTACTGCTCACATCGCTCTGCTGCTGTACGCAGACGGCGAGCGTCGCTACATCATCGCCCCTAAAGGCGTGAGTGCTGGCGACCAGCTGATCGCAGGCGCTCTGGCTCCAATCAAGCCAGGCAACACCCTGCAGCTGCGCAACATCCCAGTGGGTTCGACCGTACACGGTATCGAACTGAAACCAGGCAAGGGTGCACAGATCGCTCGTTCCGCTGGTGCTTCGGCTCAGCTGATCGCTCGTGAAGGCGTGTACGTTACCCTGCGTCTGCGTTCCGGCGAAATGCGTAAAGTGCTGTCGGAATGCCGTGCAACGCTGGGCGAAGTCTCGAACTCCGAGCACAGCCTGCGTTCCCTGGGTAAAGCCGGTGCCAAACGCTGGCGTGGCGTTCGCCCAACCGTTCGTGGTGTTGCCATGAACCCGGTTGACCACCCACATGGTGGTGGTGAAGGTCGTACCTCCGGTGGTCGTCATCCGGTATCGCCATGGGGCTTCCCGACTAAGGGCGCGAAGACTCGTGGTAATAAGCGTACCGACAACATGATCGTCCGTCGTCGCAAGTAA
- the rplN gene encoding 50S ribosomal protein L14, whose translation MIQTQSMLDVADNSGARRVMCIKVLGGSHRRYAAIGDIIKVTVKEAIPRGKVKKGQVMTAVVVRTRHGVRRADGSIIRFDGNAAVLLNNKQEPIGTRIFGPVTRELRSEKFMKIVSLAPEVL comes from the coding sequence ATGATTCAGACTCAATCCATGCTCGATGTGGCCGATAACAGCGGCGCTCGTCGCGTTATGTGCATCAAGGTGCTTGGTGGCTCCCATCGTCGTTACGCAGCTATCGGTGACATCATCAAAGTTACCGTGAAGGAAGCAATTCCTCGCGGTAAGGTGAAGAAAGGCCAGGTGATGACTGCTGTTGTAGTCCGCACCCGTCACGGCGTCCGTCGTGCCGATGGTTCGATCATTCGCTTTGATGGCAACGCTGCTGTTCTGCTGAACAACAAGCAAGAGCCGATCGGCACCCGTATCTTTGGGCCAGTGACCCGTGAACTTCGCTCTGAGAAGTTCATGAAGATCGTCTCGCTCGCCCCAGAAGTGCTGTAA